In Spirosoma sp. KUDC1026, the sequence ATAAGCCGAATCTGGGACTGCACCTCGATACGTTTCACATGAACATTGAGGAATCGAATTTCTATGATCCGGTTGTCGGCGCAGGATCGTCGCTGAAGCACGTTCACATGACCGAAAGCGATCGGGGCATGCTCGGAGAAGGCAATGTGCACTGGGACGATCTGTTTCGGGCGCTGAAAGCGATCAGCTACGACGGTAATCTGGTACTGGAAAATTTTTCATCGGCTGTACCGGGTATGGCCAGTGCCGTGTCGCTCTGGCGTCCGTCGCGCTACGACGCCGACGAACTGGCCAAAGGCAGCCTGGCATTCATGCGCCGGAAAGTAGACGAGTTTAACCAGCAGTAATTATGATTCAATTCAAGCGGTTAGACCACATTCTGGTTTCCATACCGGAAGGCAAAACAGCCGAGGCTCGTGCTTTTTACCGCGACGTGCTTGAGTTGACCGAAATTCCAGGTAATCATCCGAAGGGAGCTATCTGGTTTACCATCGCCGACATTCAACTGCATTTGCGGGAAGAAGCGGGCGGTTATTACTCCGCCCGGCATCCGGCCTTCGAAGTTCTTGACCTGGAAGCCGCTAAACAGGATTTGATTCAGAAAGGAGTCAGCCTTGCGTATTCCTCTGAAATCGACGGTCGGCAGCGGTTCTTCATTCGCGATCCCTTCGATAACCGGATTGAGTTTTTGCAGTACAATGCGTAGCAAACAAGGGCTCTTCAAGAGCCCTTGTTTGCTTTTGTTAAATCTCCGTTCCTTCTTCAATCGGTTCGGGCTGCGGTTTTCCGTCAATACCGACAGTTGGGCGCATCCGACGGCGGTTAACCAGGTAAAACAGGGGAGGAATCAGAAGGGGCGTAAAGATCAACGTTGTTGTCAGGCCGCCGATAATCACCGTGGCTAGTGGCCGCTGCACATCGGAGCCGATACCGCTCGAAATAGCCGCTGGAACCAGACCAATGATCGCCACGACCATGATCGCCATGATGGCTCGGAACTGTTCCTGCGCCGTGTCGATAGTGATTTCCAGCAGTGACTTATCGCTATGTTCCAGACTCCGGTTTAGCGCCGACACCAGCAGTACCCCCGCCATTACCGATATACCAAAGATAGACACGAAACCAACCCCGGCCGATACGTTGAAGTTGTACCCACGTAACAGCAGCGAGACTATGCCACCCGCCAGGGCAAACAGCAGACAGGTCAGCGTCAGCAACGTATCACGCACGTTGCCGTAGAGCATGAACAGGAAGAGAAACACCACAACAATCGTCAGCGGAATCGAAATAGCCAGTTGGCCGCCCGCCCGTTCGAGGTTTTCGTACTGACCACCGTAGATGATGCTGTAGCCCTCCGGAATGTGGACGTGCTGGCTTACTTTCTGGCTGATCTCGCGTACGAAGCCACCCTGGTCGCGCCCACGAATGTTGGTCCGGACAGTAATCATCCGCTTGCCGTTGATGCGGTAGATATTCGTCTGCCCCTGTACGTAACGAATGTCAGCCAGTTCGCTCATTGGAATCAGAGCGCCCGTGGCGGAGGGCACCTGTAACTGCCGGATGGCGTCAATACTCCCCCGGCTCTCAGGCGTAAAGCGTACCACGATATCGTATCGTTTAGCCTCATCGTAGATCGAACCCACCGCCTTGCCACCAATGGCCGCTTCGATCATGCCTTCAATTTCGGATACGTTGATACCGTACCGAGCCGCGGCCGGGCGGTTGATGCGAATGGCCAGTTGATCCTGTGGTCCTTCCTGTTCAATATTCACGGATACGGCCCCGTTCATGCCACGTACCAGCGCAGCGATGCTATCCGCTTTGGACCGCATCAGTGTCAGGTCATTACCGACCACCGAAATAGCCAGGTCAGCCGCGCTGCCCGTCACGATCTCCATCACCTGATCAATAATCGGCTGACCGGACGAGAAGAACGCACCAGGAAATGCTTCCTGTAGCTCGGCCTGCATCGACCGGACAATTTCTTTTTTGGATATACTGTCTGACCAGGTACTGTAGTCCTTCAGCCCTACCAGGATTTCAGTCCGGTCCGACGGGAACGGGTCAGTACCGTCGTCGTTACGTCCCGATTGGGTGATGACGAAACTGACGGGTTTGTATTTGCCGATGATATCGCGGATTTTGGGCGCGATCTTGGCGTTTTCCTGAATCGTAATCCCCGACGGCATGAATGCCCGCATGAAGATCGAACCTTCGTCCAGTTCCGGCAGGAACTCGGTACCGAGCTTCAGGCCAAAGCCGATCATGACCAGCACAATCGTCATTCCTACACCTACGACCAGCCGGGGCTGCCGGAACAACGCCGACCGCAGGAGCCGCTGATAACCCCGCTCCAGGGGCGACAACAGAAAGTTTTTGTGTTCTTTCAGCGGCTTCCCGTTCGGGTCGAGTGCTTTACGGAACGCGAAAGAAATCAACACCGGAATCAGCGTCAGGGCACAGAGCAACGACCCGATTACGGCAAACGACAACGTCAGTGCCATTGGGCTGAAGAGCTTCCCTTCTACCCGCTGCATCAGCAGGATTGGCATATACGCCAGAATGATGATCGTGACCGAGAAGAAAATCTCCCGCGCCACTTCGCCCGCCGATTTGGTCGTAACCGTGACCAGCCCTTCCGTTCGGTCCGTCGGTCGCGGGGACCGGTATCGTCGAATCAAATGCTCGGCCATCACACTCGCGCCATCCACGATGATCCCGAAGTCGATAGCGCCCAGTGAGAGTAGATTAGCCGGGATGCCGACGAGTTTCATCAGGATAAACGCAAACAGCAGCGAAAACGGAATCGTCACCGTAACGACCAGCGCGGCCCGGAGACTCCCCAGGAACAGAACGAGCAGGATCGCGACAATCGAAATCCCTTCGATCAGCGTGTGCGCTACGGTTTCGAGCGAATGGTCGATCAGGAAGCCCCGGTCGTATAGAATCCGCAGATGAACGCCTTTGGGCAGTTCTCGCGCTTCCAGATCAGCGATCTTTTCTTTCAGCAGTTCCAGTACCTCGCTGGGGTTCTCCCCCCGACGTAACAGGACAATCCCTTCCGTTGAACCAACCGCATCCAGGTGTTCATCCGGAATCCGGTAGCCCAGAATCCCCGAGGGTGACGGTGGATTGATTTCCACGCTGGCGACGTCCCGGACGAATACGGGTACGCCTTCGTTGGTTTTCAGAACGATGTTCTGTACATCCTCAGGCGTTTTCAACGCGCCTAACCCACGAACAGCAAACCCCTGTCCACCCCGAGCGACGATATTCCCCCCCGTGTTCTGATTGTTTTTCTGCAGGGCATCGACCACCTCTTGCAACGTCAGGTCGAATTTGCGCAGCTTGGCAGGGTCCGGAATAACCTGGTATTGTTTGATGGGGCCGCCGAAGGTCGTTACGTCGGCTAGGCCAGGCACCTGCAGGAGTTGCGGAATGATGACCCAGTCCTGCAGATCGCGCAGTTGCATGGGCGTGAACGTAGCCGGCGCTTCGATCACGTACCGGTAAATTTCACCCACTGCGGTTGTCAACGGAGCCAGTTCCGGCTCGACGCCATCGGGCAACTGCGCGTTACTGAGCCGTTCTATGATCTGCTGCCGGGCGAAATAGTCGGTTACGGTTTCGTCGAAGTTAAGCTGCACCACCGACAGCCCGAAAATCGTTCGCGACCGGCGATCTGTTACGTGTGGTACGTTGTTAAGCACCCGCTCAATGGGAATTGTCACCTGCTGCTCGACCTCCTCGGCGGCCCGTCCGTCGTATTTCGCAATGACGACAACGTTGGTATCGGCAATATCCGGGTAGGCTTCGATCTTGAGCAGTTTGAAGCACCACAGGCCCAGCCCCATCATTGCAACCGCCAGCCCAACAACGGCCCAGCGGTTGCGCAGGGAAAACGTGATTAATTTCTGAATCATAAATGGGAGGAGGAAAGGAAGAAGACTGGAAACGAGGAGAATGGATAAAGGAACAAGGAGGAGTCCGCAATCTTAACGCAGTAGCTTATTGCCTCTTTCTCCTTGTTCCATGTTCCATTTTTTCCTTTCCTCTTAAAAAATTAATACCCAAAACTTAGTCCTTTTAACTGCAATGTATTGGCAGCAACAACAGCGTCTTCGTTGCGTAAGCCGTTCTGTACTACAATGCGGTTGTTTTGCTGCTGACCGAGCTGAACCGGGCGACGCTCGATGCTCTTTGGTCCGGTTTTCACGAAGACGTAATCCTGGCCCTGCACCGTTACCACGGCGTCGCGCGAGACCGTGATAGAATTTCCTTCGACCACGCCAAACTGCACCGTAGCGTACATACCCGCTTTCAGGCGCCCGTCGGGATTGTCAACGGCAATACGCAGTTTAATCTGACGGGTGGTGTTGTCTACGTAATCGTTGATATCGTCAATCCGTCCCTGAAAGTGCTGGTTCGGGAACGAAGCAAAGTTGAGCGTACAGGGCAGGCCCTTCCGGATGCTGCCGAACTGATTTTCCGGAATCTCACAGACTACCAGACTGGTGTTGGGTTTGGCGCGACGTAACGCTTCCGGATCGAAACCGGCTAGTTTCAGCGTAGCCTCATCGCTGATAATGGCCGCTTCTTCGTTAGCCAGCTGGGTCTGCGCTTCGATGACTTCCTTGCCCGATGCGGCCCCGTGCGCCTGTAAATCGCGCACCCGCGCCAGGTTGCCCCGCTGGGTCTGAATATTGATCCGGTGCTGCAGAATGGCCGTATAATTCGCCGACAGATCCGGATTATCGAACAGCACCAGCCGCTCGGATGGGCTTTCGATAGAACGAACCACCATAGCCGCTACGTGACCGGGAGCCGAAAAATCATTCCGGATAGCGCCGGGCTGCGCCGGTTCCGTCGTAAATGGCTTTATCATAGCCGCGTCGGGAAACGTAATTTTCTTCCCGTCGGCACTCACTTCGGGCCGGGGGATAGCCGTCACTACCGGCTTGGATTTTTCTTTGCAGGAGACCGTAATGAGCCCCAGCAGGATAACAACATGACGAAGCGATATCATTTTTGCGAGTAACTAGCCTGAAGATTGCGGATTAGTAGGTATTGATCTGCCCGGTCGAGTATAGCAACCGGATGTAATTCTGACGGTAGGTGTAAACGGCTTCGTAATAGGCCGTCTGCGTCTCGAACCAGGAGCGTTGCGCTTCGAAAAGGTCGATCAGGTTCGTAGCTCCCCGCAGATAGGCGTAGCGTACGGACGCCAGCACCTGATCGGCATCGCGCCGGATGCCCGTGTAGCGCTCCACGTTCCGACGGCTGGCGATAAACGACTCGTAGGCAGTGCTCACTTCGGTTCGAATACGTGCCTGTACTAAGGTAGCCGCCTGACTGGCTTGGTTCTGCGTGATTTGCGCTTTCTGAATTTCGCCCTGATTGCGGTTGTAGAACGGTAGTTCGAGCGTAAGGAAGACCCCTGCATAGGGCACGCTGTTCTGGGGGTTCCAGATTAGACCGGCTTCGTTACGCGGTTTAGCCAACACCCGTTGTAACGCCAGGTTGCGCTGAGCCGCTTCGACGGTAGCCGCGGCCACCCCCACATCGGTCCGGCTGGTGGATGCCAGTTGCAGCAGGCTGTCAGCCGGGGCCAGCGCAACGGGATGTAGCACCAGTGGGTTGGGAACAGCCGGATTAACGATGGAATCGTTCATGGCCACACTAATACTGTCGGTGGTACCCAGCACCAGCCGGAGTTCGTTGAGTCGGTTGCGCAGGTCCTGCTGGGCAGTACGTGTCTGTAATTCGTATTGATCGAGCAACAGTCGCGTCCGGGTCAGATCGGTAGTAGAAATGGCCAGATTTTTCAGGCGTACCCGGTTGAGCTGTACCAACGTATCGGTGTTAGCGCGGGCTCGCTCCAGTAATACCACCTGAATACGAGCGTACCAGGCATCCAGAAACCGATTAGCCGCATCGAAGAGGATAGTGCGTTCCGTTTCGG encodes:
- a CDS encoding VOC family protein, which codes for MIQFKRLDHILVSIPEGKTAEARAFYRDVLELTEIPGNHPKGAIWFTIADIQLHLREEAGGYYSARHPAFEVLDLEAAKQDLIQKGVSLAYSSEIDGRQRFFIRDPFDNRIEFLQYNA
- a CDS encoding efflux RND transporter periplasmic adaptor subunit produces the protein MISLRHVVILLGLITVSCKEKSKPVVTAIPRPEVSADGKKITFPDAAMIKPFTTEPAQPGAIRNDFSAPGHVAAMVVRSIESPSERLVLFDNPDLSANYTAILQHRINIQTQRGNLARVRDLQAHGAASGKEVIEAQTQLANEEAAIISDEATLKLAGFDPEALRRAKPNTSLVVCEIPENQFGSIRKGLPCTLNFASFPNQHFQGRIDDINDYVDNTTRQIKLRIAVDNPDGRLKAGMYATVQFGVVEGNSITVSRDAVVTVQGQDYVFVKTGPKSIERRPVQLGQQQNNRIVVQNGLRNEDAVVAANTLQLKGLSFGY
- a CDS encoding TolC family protein, whose amino-acid sequence is MLLRKLLFNLFLISGLQLAAYAQSPLTLRQALQQVRTNSPALRIERLNINAAQADEVTANLRSNPVLNNQTLFQLNQGQPAVPVTDAPGSLSRQRRQFWLQATKEFDIHHKRDYRTRFAQASTRVAERSVAETERTILFDAANRFLDAWYARIQVVLLERARANTDTLVQLNRVRLKNLAISTTDLTRTRLLLDQYELQTRTAQQDLRNRLNELRLVLGTTDSISVAMNDSIVNPAVPNPLVLHPVALAPADSLLQLASTSRTDVGVAAATVEAAQRNLALQRVLAKPRNEAGLIWNPQNSVPYAGVFLTLELPFYNRNQGEIQKAQITQNQASQAATLVQARIRTEVSTAYESFIASRRNVERYTGIRRDADQVLASVRYAYLRGATNLIDLFEAQRSWFETQTAYYEAVYTYRQNYIRLLYSTGQINTY
- a CDS encoding efflux RND transporter permease subunit; amino-acid sequence: MIQKLITFSLRNRWAVVGLAVAMMGLGLWCFKLLKIEAYPDIADTNVVVIAKYDGRAAEEVEQQVTIPIERVLNNVPHVTDRRSRTIFGLSVVQLNFDETVTDYFARQQIIERLSNAQLPDGVEPELAPLTTAVGEIYRYVIEAPATFTPMQLRDLQDWVIIPQLLQVPGLADVTTFGGPIKQYQVIPDPAKLRKFDLTLQEVVDALQKNNQNTGGNIVARGGQGFAVRGLGALKTPEDVQNIVLKTNEGVPVFVRDVASVEINPPSPSGILGYRIPDEHLDAVGSTEGIVLLRRGENPSEVLELLKEKIADLEARELPKGVHLRILYDRGFLIDHSLETVAHTLIEGISIVAILLVLFLGSLRAALVVTVTIPFSLLFAFILMKLVGIPANLLSLGAIDFGIIVDGASVMAEHLIRRYRSPRPTDRTEGLVTVTTKSAGEVAREIFFSVTIIILAYMPILLMQRVEGKLFSPMALTLSFAVIGSLLCALTLIPVLISFAFRKALDPNGKPLKEHKNFLLSPLERGYQRLLRSALFRQPRLVVGVGMTIVLVMIGFGLKLGTEFLPELDEGSIFMRAFMPSGITIQENAKIAPKIRDIIGKYKPVSFVITQSGRNDDGTDPFPSDRTEILVGLKDYSTWSDSISKKEIVRSMQAELQEAFPGAFFSSGQPIIDQVMEIVTGSAADLAISVVGNDLTLMRSKADSIAALVRGMNGAVSVNIEQEGPQDQLAIRINRPAAARYGINVSEIEGMIEAAIGGKAVGSIYDEAKRYDIVVRFTPESRGSIDAIRQLQVPSATGALIPMSELADIRYVQGQTNIYRINGKRMITVRTNIRGRDQGGFVREISQKVSQHVHIPEGYSIIYGGQYENLERAGGQLAISIPLTIVVVFLFLFMLYGNVRDTLLTLTCLLFALAGGIVSLLLRGYNFNVSAGVGFVSIFGISVMAGVLLVSALNRSLEHSDKSLLEITIDTAQEQFRAIMAIMVVAIIGLVPAAISSGIGSDVQRPLATVIIGGLTTTLIFTPLLIPPLFYLVNRRRMRPTVGIDGKPQPEPIEEGTEI